A genomic window from Candidatus Andeanibacterium colombiense includes:
- a CDS encoding ABC transporter ATP-binding protein, producing MSSRHLIELRGITKTFGQGEAAFQALKGIDVNIDRGDFVAVMGPSGSGKSTTMNILGCLDSPSSGIFRFLGVEVQALNRDQRSLLRRRYLGFVFQGFNLLARTSAVENVELPLLYRGVPKAERREAALKALAQVGLEPWAEHTPAELSGGQQQRVAIARALVSDPEVLLADEPTGNLDSERSVEIMELLTTLNARGITIILVTHEPEMAEYAKTIIHFRDGLVERVEKGNKSLAGGHA from the coding sequence GTGAGCTCGAGGCACCTCATAGAACTGCGCGGGATCACCAAGACCTTCGGCCAGGGCGAAGCGGCGTTCCAGGCGCTGAAGGGGATCGACGTCAACATCGACCGCGGCGATTTCGTCGCGGTGATGGGGCCGTCGGGCTCCGGCAAATCGACGACGATGAACATCCTCGGCTGCCTCGATTCCCCGAGTTCGGGGATCTTCCGCTTTCTCGGGGTCGAGGTTCAGGCCTTGAACCGCGACCAACGCTCGCTGCTCCGGCGGCGCTATCTCGGCTTCGTGTTCCAGGGCTTCAACCTGCTCGCGCGGACCTCCGCGGTCGAGAATGTCGAGCTGCCGCTGCTCTATCGCGGCGTGCCCAAGGCCGAACGGCGGGAGGCGGCGCTCAAGGCGCTCGCGCAGGTCGGCCTCGAACCTTGGGCCGAGCATACGCCGGCAGAGCTTTCCGGCGGCCAGCAGCAGCGCGTCGCGATCGCGCGTGCGCTGGTCAGCGATCCCGAAGTGCTGCTGGCGGACGAGCCGACCGGTAACCTCGACAGCGAACGCTCGGTCGAGATCATGGAGCTGCTCACCACGCTCAACGCGCGCGGGATCACGATCATCCTCGTCACCCACGAGCCCGAGATGGCCGAATACGCGAAGACCATCATCCATTTCCGCGACGGGCTGGTCGAGCGGGTCGAGAAGGGCAACAAGTCGCTTGCCGGAGGGCACGCCTGA
- a CDS encoding efflux RND transporter periplasmic adaptor subunit: MSDMTAPNQQSIDEFLGSDDRPVWQRWAKIWIPLLVLLAILVAAIWYTRDSRKPQYVTTEVTRKSLDVEVNATGNLRPTNQVEVGSEVSGKIDAIYVDVNDRVTQGQVLARINTDVIDDQIKQAVAGLQSARASVAQAQATLTVDTAQLARLQEVSRLSGGKVPSKSEMEVAQANVARDRASLAAAQANASSAAAQLSTAQTNKSRAIIVSPVSGVVLARQVEPGQTVAASFSTPTLFVLAQDLSQMQLRVSVDEADVGQVKAGQKASFTVDAYPGRRFPAQVERINLGSNNTATAAAATTTQASQVVVYEARLTVANPEGLLRPGMTATANIATATTGVQMLVPNGALRFKPGATGPGGGNALNPQIGLQQEEQKASIGVGSSQQIYVLDEGGNLKAIKVTTGQSDGRLTVVRSSELKPGMKVVTGVKASGK, from the coding sequence ATGAGCGACATGACCGCACCCAACCAGCAGTCGATCGACGAATTCCTCGGCAGCGACGACCGCCCCGTGTGGCAGCGTTGGGCCAAGATCTGGATCCCGCTGCTGGTGCTTCTGGCGATCCTCGTCGCGGCGATCTGGTACACGCGGGACAGCCGCAAGCCGCAATATGTCACCACCGAAGTGACCCGCAAATCCCTCGACGTCGAAGTCAATGCGACCGGCAATCTGCGCCCGACCAACCAGGTCGAGGTCGGCTCGGAAGTCTCGGGCAAGATCGACGCGATCTATGTCGATGTGAACGACCGGGTGACGCAGGGGCAGGTGCTCGCGCGGATCAACACCGACGTGATCGACGACCAGATCAAGCAGGCGGTCGCCGGGCTGCAATCGGCCCGCGCCTCGGTCGCGCAGGCGCAGGCGACGCTGACGGTCGACACCGCGCAGCTTGCGCGGCTGCAGGAAGTCTCGCGCCTGTCGGGCGGCAAGGTGCCGTCGAAGAGCGAGATGGAGGTTGCGCAGGCGAACGTCGCGCGCGACAGGGCGTCACTTGCCGCGGCGCAGGCCAATGCGAGTTCGGCCGCCGCCCAGCTTTCGACCGCGCAGACCAACAAGAGCCGGGCGATCATCGTCTCGCCGGTTTCGGGCGTGGTGCTGGCGCGGCAGGTCGAGCCGGGCCAGACGGTCGCCGCTTCGTTCAGCACGCCGACTTTGTTCGTGCTCGCGCAGGATCTGTCGCAGATGCAGCTCCGCGTCTCGGTGGACGAGGCCGATGTCGGCCAGGTCAAGGCCGGGCAGAAGGCCAGCTTCACCGTCGATGCCTATCCCGGCCGTCGCTTCCCGGCGCAGGTCGAGCGGATCAATCTCGGCTCGAACAACACTGCGACCGCCGCGGCCGCTACCACCACCCAGGCGTCGCAGGTCGTGGTCTATGAGGCGCGGCTCACGGTCGCCAATCCCGAAGGGCTGCTGCGCCCGGGGATGACCGCGACCGCCAATATCGCGACCGCCACCACCGGGGTGCAGATGCTGGTCCCGAACGGTGCATTGCGCTTCAAGCCCGGTGCGACGGGGCCCGGCGGCGGCAATGCGCTCAACCCGCAGATCGGTCTCCAGCAGGAAGAACAGAAGGCCTCGATCGGGGTCGGCAGCAGCCAGCAAATCTATGTCCTCGACGAAGGGGGCAATCTCAAGGCGATCAAGGTCACCACCGGCCAGAGCGACGGACGGCTGACGGTCGTCCGCTCAAGCGAACTCAAGCCTGGGATGAAGGTCGTCACGGGGGTCAAGGCGTCCGGCAAGTGA
- a CDS encoding efflux transporter outer membrane subunit, translating into MLLLGTALAGCTALAPDMPAHAVPVPARWSDQGDAAATYDDAHYWDALGDPALSALVEQALAQNLDLAQSATRLVQAREQLVQARAGFLPTLNASAGGNQGFLDGAGDPNFNLGLDASWEADLFGRIGNSARAASFDYEAAGFSLADLRRSIAGQVATQVISARAAANQLAMARDTLRIQEDNLQIARWRNQAGLVSSLDVEQARTQRAQTAAAIPQIESNLAATSNAISTLVGETPGRVRELLARTQPIPVPPALARLSAPADLLRRRPDVRQAEATLASDTVRIGVARAQLYPLLRLTGSIGTNDIGPLNLFDLVTGTVTGAVTQLLFDGGRTQSQIRSARALADGSLANWRKSILTALEEVESAIAARRAADARLTEYLEAVDAANNAAILARSQYQAGLTDFQTLLTSESALLSARNSVISAEADRAATFVRLTQALGGGWSGDNPATLSDDRTAP; encoded by the coding sequence ATGCTTCTTCTGGGCACCGCTCTCGCCGGCTGCACCGCGCTGGCCCCGGATATGCCGGCGCATGCGGTGCCGGTTCCGGCACGATGGTCCGATCAGGGCGATGCCGCAGCCACTTATGACGATGCGCATTACTGGGACGCGCTCGGCGATCCGGCACTGTCGGCACTGGTCGAACAGGCGCTGGCGCAAAACCTCGATCTCGCGCAATCGGCGACCCGGCTGGTGCAGGCGCGCGAACAGCTGGTCCAGGCACGGGCGGGCTTCCTGCCGACGCTCAACGCCAGCGCGGGCGGCAATCAGGGTTTTCTCGACGGCGCGGGCGATCCGAACTTCAACCTCGGGCTCGACGCCAGCTGGGAAGCGGACCTGTTCGGCCGGATCGGCAATTCGGCGCGGGCCGCGTCGTTCGATTACGAGGCGGCCGGCTTCTCGCTCGCCGATCTGCGGCGCTCGATCGCCGGGCAGGTCGCGACGCAAGTGATCAGCGCCCGCGCCGCCGCCAATCAGCTGGCGATGGCGCGCGACACGCTGCGGATCCAGGAAGACAATCTCCAGATCGCTCGCTGGCGCAACCAGGCCGGGCTGGTATCGAGTCTCGACGTCGAGCAGGCGCGCACCCAGCGGGCGCAGACCGCGGCGGCCATCCCGCAGATCGAGAGCAATCTCGCGGCGACTTCGAATGCGATCTCCACGCTGGTGGGCGAAACTCCGGGCCGGGTGCGCGAATTGCTTGCGCGGACGCAGCCGATCCCGGTGCCACCGGCGCTCGCCCGTCTGAGCGCCCCGGCCGACCTCCTCCGCCGCCGCCCCGATGTGCGCCAGGCCGAAGCGACGCTGGCTTCGGATACCGTGCGGATCGGCGTCGCTCGGGCGCAGCTCTATCCGCTGCTCCGGCTGACCGGATCGATCGGCACGAACGATATCGGACCGCTCAATCTGTTCGACCTCGTCACCGGCACCGTAACCGGCGCGGTCACGCAATTGCTGTTCGATGGCGGGCGCACGCAGTCGCAGATCCGTTCGGCTCGGGCGCTGGCCGATGGCTCGCTCGCCAATTGGCGCAAGTCGATCCTGACCGCGCTGGAAGAGGTCGAGAGCGCGATCGCCGCTCGCCGTGCGGCCGATGCGCGGCTGACCGAATATCTCGAGGCGGTCGATGCGGCCAACAATGCCGCGATCCTCGCCCGCAGCCAGTATCAGGCCGGGCTGACCGATTTCCAGACCCTGCTGACCTCCGAAAGCGCGCTGCTTTCGGCGCGCAATTCCGTGATCTCCGCCGAGGCCGACCGGGCCGCCACCTTCGTCCGCCTGACCCAGGCGCTCGGTGGCGGCTGGTCGGGCGATAACCCGGCGACCCTATCCGACGACAGGACCGCACCATGA
- a CDS encoding GMC family oxidoreductase N-terminal domain-containing protein, whose product MKTPEYDYIVIGSGSAGSVMAARLSEDSAARVLLLEAGPRDRHPLQLMPLAFPRVALGGIGTWQFESEPEPELHGRSLGMPRGRTLGGTSSINAMIAVRGNRRDYDDWAARGLDGWSFDEVQPYFKKLETHWRGAGEWHGGDGPVRISRMEGADLLWEPLRAAAAAAGIPYCDDPNGAEQDGISMMEATVGGGRRSSSARAYLHPAMGRLNLTVETGALVGRIAVRGGRAASVDYIRAGRAHSAVAGAEIVLAAGAYGSPQVLMLSGIGRPDELRALGIEPVHDLPGVGRDLADHPVVINEFDLKDDAGLTRHLRADRAALAAVRWFASGSGPFAQTGTVANIFLRSTEGLDRPDMQMMCLPLSGDARIWVPGLQRKPVSRLSVRTGYLPLKSRGWVKLRSADPRDPPRIFLNMFSAGGDLAGMVSAIRLSRNIYAQSPLRELIARENCPGGEMQSDAELVEFIRRKATHRAHPAGSCRMGTDDGAVVDAALRVRGIAGLRVVDASVMPALPRGNPNLPVMMIAEKAADLIRAQTA is encoded by the coding sequence ATGAAAACGCCTGAATACGACTATATCGTGATCGGGTCTGGCTCTGCCGGGTCGGTCATGGCCGCGCGGCTCAGCGAGGATTCGGCGGCGCGGGTACTGCTCCTGGAAGCGGGGCCGCGCGACCGGCATCCGCTGCAACTGATGCCGCTGGCGTTTCCGCGCGTGGCGTTGGGCGGGATCGGGACCTGGCAGTTCGAATCCGAGCCGGAACCGGAGCTCCACGGTCGCAGCCTCGGCATGCCGCGCGGGCGCACGCTGGGCGGTACGTCTTCGATCAATGCGATGATCGCGGTGCGCGGCAACCGGCGCGACTATGACGACTGGGCCGCGCGGGGGCTCGATGGTTGGAGCTTCGACGAGGTGCAGCCCTATTTCAAGAAGCTCGAAACGCACTGGCGCGGGGCGGGCGAGTGGCACGGCGGCGACGGGCCGGTGCGGATCTCGCGGATGGAAGGCGCGGATCTGCTGTGGGAGCCGTTGCGCGCGGCGGCCGCGGCGGCCGGCATTCCTTATTGCGACGATCCCAACGGGGCCGAGCAGGACGGTATTTCGATGATGGAAGCGACGGTCGGCGGCGGACGCCGCTCCAGTTCGGCCCGGGCCTACCTCCATCCGGCGATGGGTCGACTGAACCTGACGGTCGAGACCGGCGCCCTGGTCGGCCGGATCGCGGTGCGCGGCGGGCGCGCGGCTTCGGTCGACTATATCCGCGCGGGGCGCGCTCACAGCGCGGTCGCGGGAGCTGAGATCGTGCTGGCGGCCGGCGCCTATGGCTCGCCGCAAGTGCTGATGCTGTCGGGCATCGGCCGGCCGGACGAATTGCGCGCGCTGGGGATCGAGCCGGTTCACGATCTGCCCGGGGTCGGCCGGGATCTCGCCGATCACCCGGTGGTGATCAACGAATTCGACCTCAAGGATGATGCCGGGCTCACGCGCCATTTGCGGGCGGACCGCGCAGCGCTGGCGGCGGTGCGCTGGTTCGCCAGCGGCTCGGGGCCCTTCGCGCAGACCGGGACGGTCGCGAATATCTTCCTGCGCTCGACCGAGGGGCTCGACCGGCCCGACATGCAGATGATGTGCCTGCCGCTGAGCGGCGACGCGCGTATCTGGGTGCCGGGGCTGCAGCGCAAACCGGTTTCGCGCCTGTCGGTTCGCACCGGCTACCTACCGCTCAAATCGCGGGGCTGGGTCAAATTGCGCTCAGCCGACCCGCGCGATCCGCCGCGAATCTTCCTCAACATGTTTTCGGCCGGGGGCGATCTTGCCGGGATGGTCAGCGCGATCCGCCTCAGCCGCAACATCTACGCGCAGAGCCCGCTGCGCGAGTTGATCGCGCGCGAGAATTGTCCGGGCGGCGAGATGCAGAGCGATGCCGAGCTGGTCGAATTCATTCGCCGCAAGGCGACCCACCGTGCGCATCCGGCCGGTTCCTGCCGGATGGGCACCGACGACGGCGCGGTGGTGGACGCCGCGCTGCGTGTGCGCGGGATCGCCGGGCTCCGCGTGGTCGACGCTTCGGTGATGCCCGCGCTCCCGCGCGGCAATCCCAACCTGCCGGTGATGATGATCGCGGAAAAGGCCGCCGATTTGATCCGCGCGCAAACCGCTTGA
- a CDS encoding DMT family transporter: MVETPPSATGEGASATRLPVAWPGPDGSAPRVEAAAPRGPYTAAIAMVMGAVGLFSLSDIFAKQLSASLPAVQVTWMRYVLVGAIALLLAIRRKRPLRPARPLLQVLRGVTLLGAGLFFIMSLHGLGVAEATAISFVTPAFITLLAVPLLGEAVGARRWTALLIGLAGVLIVVRPGAAAFQPAALLPLASALCGAVMAIVTRRIGASDSSETTLFWSAAVGLGLLTLSAPWWWSNFDAWFIAPALLMGGLYGAGQYLLVMAYGRGDASMVAPFSYVQVVFATALGAAVFGHIPDAISLGGIGLVIASGAYTLHREGMLPDWRRRPAVLGQGPGRGPEH, translated from the coding sequence ATGGTTGAGACACCGCCCTCCGCGACTGGCGAAGGCGCATCCGCTACGCGGCTCCCGGTTGCATGGCCGGGTCCGGACGGCAGCGCTCCGCGGGTCGAAGCCGCCGCCCCGCGCGGCCCGTACACGGCAGCGATCGCGATGGTGATGGGCGCGGTCGGGCTGTTCTCGCTGTCGGACATTTTCGCCAAGCAGCTCAGCGCCAGCCTGCCGGCGGTGCAGGTCACCTGGATGCGCTATGTGCTGGTGGGCGCGATCGCGCTGCTGCTGGCGATCCGCCGGAAGCGCCCGCTCCGGCCAGCCCGTCCGCTGTTGCAAGTACTGCGCGGCGTGACGCTACTCGGCGCCGGGCTGTTCTTCATCATGAGTCTGCATGGGCTGGGCGTGGCCGAAGCGACCGCGATCTCCTTTGTCACGCCGGCCTTCATCACCCTGCTCGCGGTTCCGCTGCTTGGCGAAGCGGTCGGCGCGCGGCGCTGGACCGCGCTGCTCATCGGCCTCGCCGGGGTGCTGATCGTGGTGCGGCCCGGCGCCGCCGCATTCCAGCCCGCGGCCCTGTTGCCGCTCGCCTCCGCGCTGTGCGGCGCGGTGATGGCGATCGTCACCCGCCGGATCGGCGCAAGCGATTCGAGCGAGACGACGCTGTTCTGGTCCGCCGCGGTCGGTCTCGGCCTGCTGACATTGTCGGCCCCGTGGTGGTGGTCGAACTTCGATGCGTGGTTCATTGCCCCGGCGCTGCTGATGGGCGGGCTTTACGGCGCCGGGCAATATCTGCTGGTAATGGCGTATGGCCGCGGTGACGCCTCGATGGTCGCGCCGTTCTCCTACGTCCAGGTGGTGTTCGCCACCGCTCTCGGAGCCGCGGTGTTCGGCCATATCCCCGACGCGATTTCGCTCGGCGGGATCGGTCTCGTGATCGCAAGCGGCGCCTACACGCTCCACCGCGAAGGCATGCTGCCGGATTGGCGCCGCCGACCGGCGGTGCTCGGGCAAGGACCCGGGCGCGGGCCGGAGCACTGA
- a CDS encoding RES family NAD+ phosphorylase — MADIPTCPIRWEPCYRIIPSRFPPIPLFEKVAEPGDLEAVFAIEAMTNDRLREEAGDLNLVPKEDRVSGPGSSPIMAAFTHLNPEGDRFTDGTYGVFYASLTLDTAIEETKHHRSTFLMATDEPAQEIDMRVYAVNLNARLHDVRDMRDAKPEIYDPTNYAASQALASQLRADGSYGIVYQSVRHEGGECVAVFRPRLLSNCRQERHLCYVWDGAGISHVYEKRELSSGASG, encoded by the coding sequence GTGGCGGACATCCCGACCTGCCCCATTCGATGGGAGCCGTGCTACCGGATTATCCCGAGCCGTTTCCCGCCGATCCCCTTGTTCGAGAAGGTGGCGGAGCCGGGCGATCTTGAGGCGGTGTTTGCGATCGAGGCGATGACCAATGATCGCTTGCGCGAAGAGGCCGGCGATTTGAACCTTGTGCCGAAAGAGGATCGGGTATCAGGGCCGGGCTCTTCGCCCATCATGGCTGCATTCACGCACCTCAATCCAGAAGGCGATCGATTTACCGATGGCACTTATGGCGTGTTCTACGCCTCTCTTACGCTCGACACCGCCATTGAGGAAACCAAGCACCATCGCAGCACGTTCCTGATGGCCACCGACGAACCGGCGCAGGAAATCGACATGAGGGTCTACGCGGTAAATCTGAACGCCAGGCTTCACGATGTTCGCGATATGCGGGATGCCAAGCCTGAAATCTACGATCCGACGAACTACGCAGCATCGCAGGCGCTTGCGTCGCAACTTCGCGCAGATGGTTCTTACGGAATCGTCTATCAGAGCGTCAGGCACGAAGGTGGGGAATGCGTGGCGGTCTTCCGGCCGCGCCTCCTCTCGAATTGCCGCCAGGAACGTCATCTTTGCTACGTTTGGGACGGGGCGGGCATTTCGCATGTCTACGAGAAGAGAGAGCTAAGCTCGGGAGCATCCGGTTAG
- a CDS encoding MbcA/ParS/Xre antitoxin family protein, giving the protein MVASAARAPDRKGLTGPALRTFFNISKAWGLKEQDEMRLLGLDKRSTLQSWKRGAVTAISKDALERISYVLGIYKGLQILLPATADEWVRKPNKSPLFGGRSALDRMTSGNVADLYVVRQYVDAQRG; this is encoded by the coding sequence ATGGTTGCATCGGCTGCGAGAGCTCCAGATCGAAAGGGATTGACCGGTCCCGCGCTGCGAACGTTCTTCAACATCTCGAAGGCCTGGGGCCTTAAGGAGCAGGATGAAATGCGCCTGCTCGGCCTAGATAAGCGCTCAACCCTTCAGTCGTGGAAGCGTGGTGCGGTGACGGCCATTTCCAAGGATGCGCTTGAGCGCATATCTTACGTCCTGGGCATTTATAAGGGACTTCAAATCTTGCTGCCCGCAACGGCGGATGAGTGGGTGCGCAAGCCGAACAAGAGCCCGCTTTTTGGTGGCCGCTCGGCGCTCGACCGGATGACGTCCGGCAATGTCGCCGACCTGTATGTTGTGCGGCAATATGTCGATGCGCAGCGCGGATAG
- a CDS encoding ThiF family adenylyltransferase, with protein MSQQRISLSPDLTLLREEGYEVAIRYDHLVVTGVPYLNSTGEVRLGTLVSDLSMAGDVTAKPENHVAMFAGEFPCDKDGRPLEKLRHGSGDTTIGNGLVTNHSFSRKPPGGYTDYHHKMTTYVALISKHARDVDPNVTAQTRRVVENEDPESPFVYLDTATGRAGVSAVSRKLELARVGIFGVGGTGGYVLDQVAKTPVLEIAIFDGDEFLQHNAFRAPGAPSIGELKTQPKKVDYLKGIYSKMHRGIVAHDFFIDETTVQQIGIFDFAFICMDPGTPKRLLVEYLEANSIPFVDVGMGLELIDDTLTGILRVTASTPEKREHVREHKRISFTDAGIDNLYSKNIQIADLNALNAALAVLKWKKLFGFYADLEREHNSLYLISGNTLINGDES; from the coding sequence ATGTCACAGCAACGGATAAGTCTTAGTCCCGATCTGACCCTCCTCCGAGAGGAGGGCTACGAGGTGGCCATACGCTATGACCACCTCGTCGTGACGGGCGTGCCCTACTTGAACAGCACAGGCGAGGTTCGCCTGGGCACGCTTGTCTCAGACCTCAGCATGGCGGGCGACGTCACCGCGAAGCCGGAAAACCACGTCGCGATGTTCGCGGGCGAGTTTCCCTGCGATAAGGACGGCCGACCGCTTGAAAAGCTTCGCCACGGCAGTGGGGACACTACGATTGGCAATGGCCTTGTCACTAACCACTCGTTTTCGCGAAAGCCGCCGGGCGGATACACCGACTACCACCACAAGATGACGACCTACGTCGCTCTCATCTCGAAGCACGCACGAGACGTTGATCCGAACGTTACCGCGCAGACACGCCGTGTGGTTGAGAACGAAGACCCCGAATCGCCGTTTGTATATCTCGACACCGCTACAGGCCGAGCAGGCGTGAGCGCCGTATCGCGCAAACTTGAACTCGCGCGGGTCGGAATATTCGGCGTCGGCGGCACAGGTGGCTACGTTCTCGACCAAGTCGCGAAAACGCCGGTGCTCGAGATCGCCATCTTCGACGGCGACGAGTTTCTTCAACACAACGCCTTCCGCGCGCCGGGCGCGCCGTCGATCGGGGAGCTGAAAACGCAGCCGAAGAAGGTCGATTACCTCAAAGGCATCTATTCCAAGATGCACCGAGGCATCGTCGCGCATGATTTCTTCATCGACGAAACGACGGTGCAGCAGATCGGCATCTTCGATTTCGCCTTTATCTGCATGGACCCAGGCACGCCCAAGCGATTGCTAGTCGAGTATCTGGAAGCGAACAGCATCCCGTTCGTCGATGTAGGCATGGGGCTCGAGCTGATCGACGACACCCTCACGGGCATCCTGCGCGTGACCGCGAGCACGCCGGAAAAGCGCGAGCACGTGCGCGAACACAAGCGTATCTCTTTCACCGACGCCGGCATCGACAACCTCTACTCGAAGAACATCCAGATTGCTGATCTGAATGCGCTCAACGCCGCGCTTGCCGTCTTGAAGTGGAAGAAGCTGTTCGGGTTCTATGCCGACCTAGAGCGTGAGCACAACTCGCTCTACCTCATCAGCGGAAACACGCTGATCAACGGGGACGAGTCATGA
- a CDS encoding multiubiquitin domain-containing protein — protein sequence MSPNDNDHGHDHGGGNDKTTTIIVNTREKKVEGKEVTFDQIVRLAFETPPSGPNIEITVAYRKGRGNTQSGTMEPGDTIKVQDGTIFDVTATDKS from the coding sequence ATGTCACCCAACGACAATGACCACGGCCACGATCATGGCGGCGGCAACGACAAGACGACGACAATCATCGTCAACACGCGCGAGAAGAAGGTCGAAGGCAAGGAAGTGACCTTCGACCAGATCGTTCGCCTCGCCTTCGAGACGCCGCCGAGCGGCCCGAACATCGAGATCACCGTCGCCTACCGCAAAGGCCGCGGCAACACGCAGAGCGGCACCATGGAGCCGGGCGACACGATCAAGGTGCAAGATGGGACGATTTTCGATGTCACAGCAACGGATAAGTCTTAG
- a CDS encoding DUF2188 domain-containing protein, translating to MTKGPKSHHVVPNPGGGWDVKRGGASRASGHFDTKQQAVDRGREISRNQGTEFRIHNRDGRIASSDSHGNDPNPPKG from the coding sequence ATGACCAAGGGACCGAAAAGCCACCATGTCGTGCCGAATCCCGGCGGCGGCTGGGACGTGAAGAGGGGCGGCGCGAGCCGCGCCAGCGGCCATTTCGACACCAAGCAGCAAGCGGTCGATCGCGGGCGCGAAATCAGCCGCAACCAGGGGACCGAGTTCCGCATCCACAACCGCGACGGGCGAATCGCCAGCAGCGACAGCCACGGCAACGACCCCAACCCGCCCAAGGGCTGA
- a CDS encoding helix-turn-helix transcriptional regulator, which translates to MSNVLGEKIRKLRKDKGFTLEKLAELTESSKSYIWELENKNPPRPSAEKLAKIAEQLDTTLEFLLDEGEQVSEEDAADAHFYRQYRKMDPDTKEKVRRMLKLLE; encoded by the coding sequence TTGTCGAATGTATTAGGAGAGAAAATCCGCAAGCTGCGGAAGGACAAGGGATTCACGCTCGAAAAGCTTGCCGAGCTAACCGAGTCCAGCAAAAGCTACATCTGGGAGTTGGAGAACAAGAACCCACCGAGACCGTCAGCAGAAAAGCTCGCGAAGATTGCCGAGCAGCTTGATACGACCCTCGAGTTCCTTCTCGACGAAGGTGAGCAAGTCTCTGAAGAGGACGCCGCTGACGCCCATTTCTATCGTCAGTACAGAAAAATGGATCCGGATACGAAAGAGAAGGTTCGCCGGATGCTCAAATTGCTGGAATAG
- a CDS encoding ImmA/IrrE family metallo-endopeptidase, with protein MSETFSPQRWANNLTLIMNAAYGAAPERFPVNVPALAKDFSAQRFPQEPIALVGGDSLGDFDGALYRGKKGWGIIYNNAIASAGRINFTLAHEFGHYLLHRAAFPDGLECGDQDMVRWDSDYRQIESQANDFAATLLMPLDDFRRQIDARSKPTLEDIGACAERYGVSLIAATLRWLQYTERRSVLVVSREGYILWARSSDRALKTGAYFRTANRPPIPIPANSLPARADLLEKSRGQIRHDECVWFAEGCDEIALVSDQYDFAISLLHLEAAEWRPRFEDEKDEDTFETMIRRMGRH; from the coding sequence ATGAGCGAAACCTTTTCTCCGCAGCGGTGGGCGAACAATCTCACGCTCATCATGAATGCCGCTTACGGGGCTGCGCCGGAACGTTTCCCCGTAAACGTGCCCGCACTGGCGAAAGATTTCTCGGCGCAGCGTTTCCCGCAGGAACCGATCGCGCTCGTCGGCGGGGACTCCCTAGGCGATTTCGACGGTGCGCTTTATCGAGGGAAGAAGGGATGGGGGATCATCTACAACAACGCGATCGCCTCGGCTGGGCGCATCAACTTCACTCTCGCGCATGAGTTTGGCCACTATCTGCTGCATCGCGCCGCTTTTCCCGACGGGTTGGAGTGCGGCGATCAAGACATGGTTCGTTGGGATAGCGACTATCGGCAGATCGAGAGCCAGGCGAACGATTTCGCCGCGACGCTTCTGATGCCTCTGGACGACTTTCGACGCCAGATTGATGCACGGTCTAAGCCCACGCTTGAGGACATAGGCGCTTGCGCCGAACGCTACGGAGTCTCGCTGATCGCGGCGACGCTGCGCTGGCTGCAGTATACCGAGCGTCGCTCCGTTCTGGTTGTTTCCCGCGAAGGCTATATTTTGTGGGCGCGGTCCAGTGATCGAGCTCTCAAGACGGGTGCATATTTCCGCACGGCTAACAGGCCCCCGATCCCCATTCCGGCCAATTCACTTCCGGCGCGCGCAGATCTTCTCGAAAAGAGCCGCGGCCAGATTCGGCATGATGAGTGTGTGTGGTTCGCCGAAGGTTGCGATGAGATTGCCTTAGTGTCCGACCAGTACGATTTCGCGATCTCGCTTCTCCACCTGGAAGCCGCGGAGTGGCGGCCTCGTTTCGAAGACGAGAAGGACGAGGACACTTTCGAAACGATGATACGCCGAATGGGGCGCCACTAA